The region atatgaaattatgtAGATTTTTTACTCACCTTCTGGTCTAGCTTTTGGTCTGGCCAGACCTACTTCTTCCATCAGTTCAAAAGCAAATGAAACATTGTGCACTTTTTGATCATGGTCTTTTGGTGTAGGGAAGAAACTATATAAGGGTACAAAAAATCCCTCCAATAAGCCCATTAACATAATTAGGTATACTCCATCATGGAACTGACTCTCAATTTCAGTAACCTCAAGGTTCAGTTTATTCAGATGCTTATTTACAAAAGTAACCATCGACTGAAACAGTATTTTAATCAGATAAATCTTCCTTCAACAAGATAAAGAATAATTTGAGATCAAGAGATCAGAATGATAATTGCAGTTGTTATAAAATATCGGATCTTCTAAACTGCACCTAACCTAACCCCTCCCCCTTAACTTGTGAATCAATACTCATGAAAAGACCAACATTCAACATTGAATCAATATGATGGAATATGCTGAATAAGATTTTATTCAACTATCTCCTCgagatatgaaaaaaaggaaattaccCAGAATATCCACCAACTGAACACATATGTTTATGTCAATATCTTAAACATCCTATATCTATTTGCTACAGTGACAGAAAACCTAGGAACCAGAACTTTCATGAAATGGTTTTTCCTTTCCAGaagactatttttttttaccaCAATTCTATTCTATTAGAATAGAAATTGTAACCTTCAGAAATGAAGGAAACTTTAAGCATAAACATACCTTCTTGACAACTTGCAGTTTATCAGGAGCATGATCAAACAAAGTATCAAAAGCATCTCTTTCACATCTCATTCCAACATCAGAATATTCAGATGTTATCACCTCTCGCACTACACGATGTGTTAGCTGACCTTGTGTCTTTTGTACTACTGTAACAGAAACTGAGACATTCTCTGGTAGACGAACAGGTGGTCTAAAATGCCTAGCTAATGCCACTAAGAGATGAAGAATTGGGACAATGCTTTTAGAATGAATTACttcaacattccatttgttatGGTTATAACCTAGTCCCAGTacctaaaaatttttttatgacaaacTATTGTCTCAATGATTTGAGTTTAAAGTATTTTTTGGAAACTTATATACAAAATCTAATTACCCTGTTGAAATGTGATAAAACAACAGACAGTTTTTGCTTCTGTCCTTCCTCAGATTGAGTAACTTCAGGAACATCTAATTTATGTCCTGTTAGCATCTCAAATAGTTTTTGGAGAACTTGGCCATCATATAAATCTTCAGTAAGATCTTGTACAATTATCCTTTGCGAAGCTAATTCATCATTAATCCAATCAATGAGAACTTGTATCAACTCACGCAGTTTCGGATCTTCAAAGGCTTTTGGCATAATGACTGAACGTTCCTCATTTTCatctaaaattaaaatattaattttcatgaGAACAGTTAAGTTGCGGGTTCAAGAATTCTCACCGAGGTCATAGTCTTCAGGAGATATAGTTGGAACAACAGCAAATCCTGGAGAATCTATAGCAAACTTTCCTTCTTCTTGTACTTCTTGAACTAAAAACGAATTAAAAGCACCAATACAATTAATGAACAAATGTAAACATCTATTGCCATATATGGTAATCTTAGTGTAACTTGAATTTCTTATTGTTTTTAATTACACCTCACCTTCCTTAATACGTTTCTTACGTCCCAATGTTCCAATTTTATCCCAGAAAGATTCCTCTTTGTCATTTTTAGCAATTATTGGTTTTGGTGATTTGGGACGCAAAGTAGCCATTTTATCGTCTTTGACGTTTAATTTGCTTGATTCTGCGTCTGTGCTGACTTctgaagaaatctgtggcttTATATGAAGGGCTGTGAAAAAAAGTTTAACTAATTTCTGCGATACAGATAAAATGTACAGGttctttataaataatttttttcattgatattggCCTATATTTGCTATTGCGTTCTGCAATTATTCTATTTGGAAACAGTTCGGAATTAACAATCAATTGCTTATTATCCATTCtcattcaaattttgtgaattatCTACTCcctatttaaaattaattcaacGCCCACTAAAAAGTTATGATCATCctctattataataatatttggataattctttattatttgatGTGAAATAGGTTGAAGTTTAAATcattcatgaaataaaaatatgaaattgaagaaaagtttacccttattttcgatatttaatTTCCATATTACTTACCTTTCATTAGAGCTACAGGAGTATCATTTGTTTCTGACCTCATCACTACATCCTCGTATATGGGCATATACTGGTCTTTTCGATATTTACTATCATTATCCTTAATCCGAGATTTTTTTACTACTGGCAGTTCAGGATCTGCTAACATCtcagaaattaaaaattcctTGGAATCAACATTTTCGTATATGTTATTAACTTTTGGGGAAGTCATAATCTCATAAACTGGTGTTTCCCCATCAATgtcttttttcttttcagaatttTGAGGTGATTTCGTTTCATCAGATTTTGTATGGGTCATATCAATGTATGAAATGCATCTGTCACTATCAGGTTTAAGTGGTGGTTTAGGTTTTGTTGGTGGTTTAGGTTTCGTTGGTAGCTCTATTGCGGCTAGTTTTTTTTGTAAATCAGCCATGAAAAGGGATTTTTCTGTTTTACTCATTTGAGATGAAATTGGTATTGGTGATGCATCAGAATTAGGCTCATTGTTTGTTGATTTTTCCTTATTATTACTATCTTTCACCTCATCtttaattttcaaatctacaattttaggAGCCCGACTGTTCGAAGAAGCAATTAAATCAGATACTGTTACCAAAGATCCAGATTCTGCTGATAATTGTCGAAAGAGAATTGTGCTACTAGTTTTCTCAACTACTTCTTCCatgttttgttgtttgaagaACCATTCACAAACTGTATCTATACGTATACCTCTTGTGTTTTCTTGGATTTATTACAAAAAAGGAAATCGCATGATGTAAGGATGATAAGTAGAATTCTGCTTCTTGATAAAGAAAAACCTCAGTTCCCACGTTATCGACTTGATGATAAAAAATGGTGACGAAACTCAAATTTATTGTAATTATTCCAATGAAAATTGTGATGGAATGAATCTCATCATTATAGGTATAGGTGTTTCTGTTTAAAAACTCGTACCGCCTTCAGAACAGTTCTGAAAAGAGTTGGAGTTATCAACAAGATGTATATATCTGTCTAATATTTATATATCACTTAGTACATCCTATATCATCATGAATAAGATGTTGAGGTATATTCGTGAGAGAGTTTCTGTTACAATAAAACGTATGTCAtaataatttcttgaaaattttgttgaagagATCCGAAATAGGCGTATTCGCCATTTTGTTGCGCGAGTAACTTTTTGCGTTGAATATAATGTTTTAAATGTTTCTTCTTTTTAATTGATTTAAGTTCCAGAATTGTGCATTGATAAGAAAAGCTCTGATAGCTGGTAGGGTTTCTGATCGCTGATATGCTATGTTAACTTAATTGAGATATTCGGAACAaccctaaaaatttcaagtctatAGCTTTAGCTCTTTAATTAGCATATTTCGTTCGAGGAGAATTATCTCGTACAAGGCGGTTGGACGGAGAGACACACAGGCGTAGCTAGGGGGGTTTAGGTGGTTCTGTCCGGCCGGCCGTGAAcaagataactctcgaacggaaacgTCAAGAAACTGCAGATTCGACcgaaatgaaatattgcatttagatgtgaactaaaatttcaaacttaataCAGATTTCATACtgtttattcatgaaataaacattttctatttatgtttatgttgATAGCTTGAccagaaccaaaaaaaattgaagaagaatctAAAAGAAATGAGGAATGCACTGTAATTTTAGGATCTTTTTGAGACTTGTGCATTAATGTACCAATTGCATTTTTGGAGACCAtacatatacctatatacagatGAGATTTCCAAGGATACAATTGGCACATgcatgacgagcgctcaaaagcttctgaattCACTCATCTacgcatttttcatttttttgagcgctcttcTGCGAACCTATTGCTCTATtgtttcgtcacaatgtctgaattttgagccaggaatggtctcaaacgatacgGTTCATGTGCCAATTGCGCCTTGGAGACCGCATACATGTATAGTTATATATGTGATATCTAAGGGCTCAATTGATGCATTAATTCTTTATTCCACGTCAgggttttcctcattttttcataCTTTGGTAGTCTATGTTTTTTGATCCTTTATAAGATTTTGACCACACATAATACTGATAACTGTATATATTGTCAAATTCTGACGCAGGGctgtcgctagccaaactgccgccccaGGCGGAGACTCGGccagatttctcggaaaattAGATAATGCCATCCTCCATTAtttaccgcccctctagagcgggccctgcagtttcaggttcttctgctcagtttTGACTTTATAATAACTCGTAAAGAGCACTGTGAGGGGATTACaagacatctggatatttatgagtaaaatgcataatgcggcacatttgatggtttttgatgttaattaaatttgtcggtattccttgcTGTTGTTGACCAAATTga is a window of Harmonia axyridis chromosome 2, icHarAxyr1.1, whole genome shotgun sequence DNA encoding:
- the LOC123673700 gene encoding beta-parvin, coding for MEEVVEKTSSTILFRQLSAESGSLVTVSDLIASSNSRAPKIVDLKIKDEVKDSNNKEKSTNNEPNSDASPIPISSQMSKTEKSLFMADLQKKLAAIELPTKPKPPTKPKPPLKPDSDRCISYIDMTHTKSDETKSPQNSEKKKDIDGETPVYEIMTSPKVNNIYENVDSKEFLISEMLADPELPVVKKSRIKDNDSKYRKDQYMPIYEDVVMRSETNDTPVALMKALHIKPQISSEVSTDAESSKLNVKDDKMATLRPKSPKPIIAKNDKEESFWDKIGTLGRKKRIKEVQEVQEEGKFAIDSPGFAVVPTISPEDYDLDENEERSVIMPKAFEDPKLRELIQVLIDWINDELASQRIIVQDLTEDLYDGQVLQKLFEMLTGHKLDVPEVTQSEEGQKQKLSVVLSHFNRVLGLGYNHNKWNVEVIHSKSIVPILHLLVALARHFRPPVRLPENVSVSVTVVQKTQGQLTHRVVREVITSEYSDVGMRCERDAFDTLFDHAPDKLQVVKKSMVTFVNKHLNKLNLEVTEIESQFHDGVYLIMLMGLLEGFFVPLYSFFPTPKDHDQKVHNVSFAFELMEEVGLARPKARPEDVVNLDLKSTLRVLYNLFNKYKSLL